The region TAGGATGATGTTTATATTGGAAATGCCTAATCACCTTATTTCCTCTAGAGATGCGAAGGTTTCCGGAATGCGACAAGTATGTGGTGTCTAACCAACCCTTTGCTTCATCTCCAAGTAGCTTAAATGGAACTGGATATGGAACTTTAAATGGAAGaaatttaaaagaaaatgcaGCTCTGTCAAACCTAAAAAGGATTCTTTTTCCATCTTTGATGGATGCTGCTGCCTGTTCAGATCGAAAGGCATGAATATAAGAACGCGAATGAGAACAACAACCAAGTCTTTGTCCTACTAGATTCGGTCGTACATATAGATCAAACTTCACTCCACTCTTGCAAAAACCAAACTTTCAATAgatagaaaaataaaaataacaaaatatagGAACAGCTATATGATATCATGTTTTTTTGTATCAATGGtacaaacacaaacacaaacaaaaaaGGAATTCAACTATTATACTATACATATGTGAAGAAATAAAAGAAAGCCAGTCATAGAATCTATGTGGCATAATTCAATTCACAATATTGACTATTGACAAATCCTCTTATGCTAAAGTTTCAGTCTCTCTCACCTAATACTATAAAAAAAGAAGTTGAATTGAATGCAGAAATGTGTATTAAATTTATGATAAATTCGGTTGAACTTATTTAGTATTACCTCCACTTTGAGCTCACCAATGGCATCAGAAAATGATACAATATTGCATACGCGTGGATCATTCGTTCGAAGATAAACCTCTTGAAATACACTAAAAAAATCAACCCCGACAAACGTTCTCTGAAAGAGCAATATAGAATACCATATTGAGTCATATCAGTATGCAATTTATGGGGTATGTGTTGAACAGTTTGACGACACTTGTTCTGGTAGGTAGATATTATCAGATTGAAATTTCAGTTCAACATGCCTAAACTTACAGAATGGATTGCATTAAGGAACATAATATATGCAGCTTGCCATTAAAGATTTACTATCATGAAGACTGTCGAACTATCCCGTGTTATTCAAGAGATGGCATTATGGTAGTCATTCCAAAAAAAACGATAAAAATATAAGACCTAGGAAGAGATTATGTAGAAGGGCAATCAAGTTGAACAACATTATCCGGACGCCAAGTTTAATAGTATCATTGTGAGGTCGAAGCTTTTCATAAGATAGTTCATGCACAAACATTGAAATTTTGGATGAATAATGTGTTTGAAAAAGCGTTTGAGTAAATACAATAAGAACCTGAATGGGGGATGCAGTTCCAGGTCTTGTAGTAAAAATGAGCTGCCAGCGACCCTCAATCAAACTTGAATTTGTCTGCAGAACAGAATAGAATTTCATCTCATGAAAAGGATAATAATTATGCAACACCTACACTTCTAAAAAATTCACACCTctaatttattcattttttgGTAGACTATAGAGTGTAGTGTGGTGTTTCTTGTGTCCGTGGTTCATAGTTAAAAGAGAGATAAATGAAATTGAAGACGTACAGGATCAGACACACCCCCTAAAGTCTCGAGAACTTGAATAGCACGTTGAATAGCCTGAAAGGGAAATGAAACGGTGATAAATTGAGGAAAAAATTGAGATTACACGATAAGAGATTGATAGTAAGAGAAAGAGAATGAGACGTTGAGTTGATTGGGAGAAGAAGAACGTCCTCGTCCTTGGATGCCAACAAGTGCTTCGATGAGTGAGTTCTCAGATTCTTGTGTAATGGATAATTGCTGAACTTGAGAGCACCGAATCACGAAGCGTTTACGAGGTGAAACAAAAGGTGAACGAGTAGATGAGTCAAACCCTATATTTGCATTTACAACTCGGAGAGTGAGAGCCattggagagagagagagagagagagagagttcTGTTTTTCTGTTAGGTGACTTGTTTGTGGCTGGCGCCAAGATGAAGTTGAATACGTGGCGAACCAGAAACAAAGATCACCTTACATTGCAAATTCCATATGGATATTTTTATGTTTTTACTTGTTTATTCAGATTATGTTAAAACCTTACATTCATTCTACTCGATTATAATACTTTAACATATCTTCACATTGTTCAACAGATGTCGTTCTAAGTAAGAATTAAATTTGTGTATTTAAacaagcaaaatggcatttttttaCACATTTTAATGTGGGACCCAACCAATTTTAGTCTCTCTTCTATTTCTTTCTATTCTCACCAAAGACAATTGATTCAAACATTTTTTAGTCTTTTAAAAAATCAAACTCCAATCTTAAAATAAATTTACAGCATCTGAACCATCCGAAGTCCAGCACTAAAAATTAGGGTGCTTAGAAAAAAATGTTTAGCTTAAAATTTAAGGATTTAAAACAAGCATATCAGCCTATTGCTTTAGAAATTGTAAATTCAAATTTCTCTGAAGTGTCATGATATGGATAGCAAATAACTTAGAATGGTAAAAATTACAAATAAATAGAACAAAGTATCCGTCACTAAAAACTATATCAATACAACTATGCTCAATAAATCAAAATCTAATCTGCATCCAAAGATCGATTGATAACCATAACTGAAGCTTCATTTATGTAACCAGCACAGGATTCCCAAGAGCAAAATTGATGCATTTGACAATCGTAAGTGAGACACGTCAAGTCCTGAAAATGGAGCTGGGCGGCAGAAATGGAGCTTCTTCACTTCAAAACGTAACCCCTAACAGCTAAACCTGAAACCAAAACTCATGATTCACTTGTTGGTACTGCCTCGTCAGGAATATGCATCTCAGGTGGAACCTCAGTGGATGGATCCTGCTCAGATGAGTCACTATCTTCATCTGTATCATCTGCCGTGTATAGAAGTTGGTCAGTAGTTTCTCCCTTCATCTCATTCTCCGTATATAAATCCCCTTGAACCGGTACATTTCTTTGCTGCTGGGATGAAAGAACATTTGCAATAGCTTTAATGGCAGCAGATGCCTGGTTAGGGTCAACTGTCTCGTCAACATCAATGCCATTAACATTAGGCTCCTCCTCTGCCTCGGACACTTCATTCAGCTTAGGAGGAGGAACAAAAAAGGGAATTTTACCCCTCTGCCAGTCATGAAGTATCATCTTTGCTGCAGTCATCAGGTCAGGTTCACCACCCTGGGAAAGACATCAAGTATAAAAGTCACACCAAAAACTATCACCTCGTCTTACCCATGCAAAAAAAAACACTTAATAAAACAAATTGGATGAAAAAATAAATTACCTGATTTAACATGTTTACGCATAAAGGGGAAGTTAGTAAATTTTATTCCATAATTCAGGTAGAGGATCAAAAGATGAA is a window of Lathyrus oleraceus cultivar Zhongwan6 chromosome 6, CAAS_Psat_ZW6_1.0, whole genome shotgun sequence DNA encoding:
- the LOC127093361 gene encoding probable plastid-lipid-associated protein 12, chloroplastic isoform X1 translates to MALTLRVVNANIGFDSSTRSPFVSPRKRFVIRCSQVQQLSITQESENSLIEALVGIQGRGRSSSPNQLNAIQRAIQVLETLGGVSDPTNSSLIEGRWQLIFTTRPGTASPIQRTFVGVDFFSVFQEVYLRTNDPRVCNIVSFSDAIGELKVEAAASIKDGKRILFRFDRAAFSFKFLPFKVPYPVPFKLLGDEAKGWLDTTYLSHSGNLRISRGNKGTTFVLQKQTQPRQKLLTAISSGVRVAEAIDELISLSKKSEDKEPELEEGEWQMIWNSQTETDSWFENAANGLMGKQIIGKNGLIKYVVETLFGLKFSMTGNFVKSGPKMYEVTMDDAAIIGGPFGYPLDFAKKFILEILFSDEKVRISRGDDEVIFVHVRTDASR
- the LOC127093361 gene encoding probable plastid-lipid-associated protein 12, chloroplastic isoform X2, which produces MALTLRVVNANIGFDSSTRSPFVSPRKRFVIRCSQVQQLSITQESENSLIEALVGIQGRGRSSSPNQLNAIQRAIQVLETLGGVSDPTNSSLIEGRWQLIFTTRPGTASPIQAAASIKDGKRILFRFDRAAFSFKFLPFKVPYPVPFKLLGDEAKGWLDTTYLSHSGNLRISRGNKGTTFVLQKQTQPRQKLLTAISSGVRVAEAIDELISLSKKSEDKEPELEEGEWQMIWNSQTETDSWFENAANGLMGKQIIGKNGLIKYVVETLFGLKFSMTGNFVKSGPKMYEVTMDDAAIIGGPFGYPLDFAKKFILEILFSDEKVRISRGDDEVIFVHVRTDASR